The following proteins are co-located in the Burkholderia sp. HI2500 genome:
- a CDS encoding DesA family fatty acid desaturase, with protein MLNSLLDFLSHGLLHFSWWQVALFALAVTHVTIIGVTVYLHRCQAHRALELHPIASHFFRLWLWMTTGMLTGQWAAIHRKHHAKCETEEDPHSPQTRGIWKVFLEGAELYRAEAKNEETMRKFGHGTPSDWVERNVYSKYPILGISLMMVIDVALFGVIGLTVWAVQMVWIPFWAAGVVNGFGHFWGYRNFNSADASTNLFPWGIVIGGEELHNNHHTFATSAKLSNKWYEFDIGWMYIRIMSAFGLAKVKKVAPTPRLNKPKTVLDQETLQAVLSNRYEVMARYGKAVKRAYRQELAHLKEIGGEKYQMMRGARKWFHKDADGLDEPQKKLLPEIFANSQKLQTYFQLRQDLAAIWDRSTASREQLLAQLQDWCHRAEQSGIKALQEFATRLRRYA; from the coding sequence TTGTTGAATTCCCTGCTCGATTTTCTTTCCCACGGGCTCCTGCATTTTTCGTGGTGGCAGGTCGCGTTGTTCGCGCTCGCCGTCACGCACGTCACGATCATCGGCGTGACGGTTTACCTGCACCGCTGCCAGGCGCACCGCGCGCTTGAGCTGCATCCGATCGCGAGCCACTTCTTCCGCCTCTGGCTGTGGATGACGACCGGCATGCTGACCGGCCAGTGGGCCGCGATTCACCGCAAGCACCACGCGAAGTGCGAGACCGAGGAAGATCCGCACAGCCCGCAGACGCGCGGCATCTGGAAGGTGTTCCTCGAAGGCGCCGAGCTGTATCGCGCGGAAGCGAAGAACGAAGAGACGATGCGCAAGTTCGGCCACGGCACGCCGAGCGACTGGGTCGAGCGCAATGTCTATTCGAAGTACCCGATTCTCGGCATCAGCCTGATGATGGTGATCGACGTCGCGCTGTTCGGCGTGATCGGCCTGACCGTGTGGGCCGTGCAGATGGTCTGGATTCCGTTCTGGGCGGCTGGCGTCGTCAACGGCTTCGGTCACTTCTGGGGTTATCGCAACTTCAACTCGGCCGACGCGAGCACGAACCTGTTCCCGTGGGGCATCGTGATCGGCGGCGAAGAACTGCACAACAACCACCACACGTTCGCGACGTCGGCGAAGCTGTCGAACAAGTGGTACGAGTTCGACATCGGCTGGATGTACATCCGCATCATGTCGGCGTTCGGTCTCGCGAAGGTGAAGAAGGTCGCGCCGACGCCGCGCCTGAACAAGCCGAAGACGGTGCTCGACCAGGAAACGCTGCAGGCCGTGCTGTCGAACCGCTACGAAGTGATGGCGCGCTACGGCAAGGCCGTGAAGCGTGCGTACCGCCAGGAGCTCGCGCACCTGAAGGAAATCGGCGGCGAGAAGTACCAGATGATGCGCGGCGCGCGCAAGTGGTTCCACAAGGACGCCGACGGCCTCGACGAGCCGCAGAAGAAGCTGCTGCCGGAAATCTTCGCGAACAGCCAGAAGCTGCAAACCTACTTCCAGCTGCGCCAGGATCTCGCCGCGATCTGGGATCGTTCGACCGCATCGCGCGAACAGCTTCTCGCGCAATTGCAGGATTGGTGCCATCGCGCAGAACAAAGCGGCATCAAGGCGCTGCAGGAATTTGCGACGCGCCTGCGCCGCTACGCCTGA
- a CDS encoding mechanosensitive ion channel family protein: MENLQSRLLSHRLALVIRDFHQPVMIWQAAILIGALCFAWVAARFVHGRIDARRRAAGRAPGAGAQSLKRALFPLFGGLFVGGAQLAFDPFMSTSLLSLALVPLFGIGLIYVLFFFARRVFARDGHTHAWLSIVEKIVSTVVWAAMVLTVLGIQRDVLGWLDSVQFRVANAHLTLLSVISGALWVCVTLMVAMWLGSVLEDRLTRASTLDANLKVVLSRVGRALLVFAAILIGLSLVGIDVTVLGVFGGAVGVGLGFGLQKIASNYVSGFIILLDRSLRLGDAISVGGLQGVVTQIRTRYTVVRGLDGNETLIPNEKLITDVVQNQSSYLTRGYAKVAVQVAYTSDVEHALTLLADAAKGVPRVLAEPAPTPYLVGFGADGIDLELGFWIEDSAKGTSGVRSSVNRNIWRLFSEHGISIPFPQREVRVVGLPDAFPATGVTAGNGAVDGHAPAA, translated from the coding sequence ATGGAGAATCTGCAGAGCCGCCTGCTGTCGCACCGGCTGGCATTGGTCATCCGCGATTTCCACCAGCCGGTGATGATCTGGCAGGCGGCGATCCTCATCGGCGCGCTGTGCTTCGCATGGGTGGCCGCGCGCTTCGTGCACGGCCGGATCGACGCGCGCCGCCGGGCGGCCGGACGTGCGCCCGGCGCGGGCGCGCAAAGCCTGAAGCGCGCGTTGTTCCCGCTGTTCGGCGGCCTGTTCGTGGGCGGCGCGCAACTCGCGTTCGACCCGTTCATGTCGACGTCGCTGCTGTCGCTCGCGCTCGTGCCGCTGTTCGGCATCGGGCTGATCTACGTGCTGTTCTTCTTTGCGCGGCGCGTGTTCGCGCGCGACGGCCACACGCATGCATGGCTGTCGATCGTCGAGAAGATCGTGTCGACCGTCGTGTGGGCCGCGATGGTGCTGACCGTGCTCGGCATCCAGCGTGACGTGCTCGGCTGGCTCGACAGCGTGCAGTTCCGCGTCGCCAATGCGCATCTCACGCTGCTGTCGGTGATCTCCGGCGCGCTGTGGGTGTGCGTGACGCTGATGGTCGCGATGTGGCTCGGCTCGGTGCTCGAGGATCGCCTCACACGTGCGAGCACGCTCGACGCGAACCTGAAGGTCGTGCTGTCGCGGGTCGGCCGCGCGCTGCTCGTGTTCGCGGCGATCCTGATCGGGCTGTCGCTGGTCGGCATCGACGTGACCGTGCTCGGCGTGTTCGGCGGCGCGGTGGGTGTCGGCCTCGGTTTCGGGCTGCAGAAGATCGCCAGCAACTACGTGTCGGGCTTCATCATCCTGCTCGACCGCTCGCTGCGGCTCGGCGACGCGATCAGCGTCGGCGGCCTGCAGGGCGTCGTCACGCAGATCCGCACGCGCTACACGGTCGTGCGCGGCCTCGACGGCAACGAGACGCTGATTCCGAACGAAAAGCTGATCACCGACGTCGTGCAGAACCAGTCGTCGTACCTGACGCGCGGCTACGCGAAGGTTGCCGTGCAGGTCGCGTACACGAGCGACGTCGAGCACGCGCTCACGCTGCTCGCCGATGCGGCCAAGGGCGTACCGCGCGTGCTGGCTGAGCCTGCTCCGACCCCGTATCTGGTGGGTTTCGGAGCGGACGGGATCGACCTGGAGCTCGGTTTCTGGATCGAGGATTCGGCGAAAGGCACGTCCGGCGTGCGTTCGAGCGTGAACCGGAACATCTGGCGCCTGTTCAGCGAGCACGGGATTTCGATTCCGTTCCCGCAGCGCGAAGTGCGCGTCGTCGGGTTGCCCGACGCCTTTCCCGCCACAGGTGTGACGGCCGGCAACGGCGCCGTGGACGGGCACGCACCGGCGGCATGA
- a CDS encoding RsmB/NOP family class I SAM-dependent RNA methyltransferase — translation MKLHGFLIGQTETLLAEVLKFAGPADATTSRFFRAHPKLGHAERGVIAEAVFAVLRRKMEFSHLAESGTGTPARRLTLLGLMQTAGRNALKPFLSDTESAWLEHVSKIDPASLPVRIRTNLPDWIHQALSARFDADELAQLAAALNYPAPLDLRANVQKASRDQVIDGLRAEGIDAGATPFSPFGVRVVGKPALTRLRLFEEGAIEVQDEGSQLLCSLVAPRRGEMVVDFCAGAGGKTLALGAMMRSTGRLYAFDVSEKRLAKLKPRLARSGLSNVNPVLIDSEHDAKIKRLAGKIDRVLVDAPCSGLGTLRRNPDLKWRQTRTAIDELTPKQASILASAARLVKKGGRLVYATCSVLDAENERIVEQFLADHPEFVLVPAQKVLDDQRIELETGDYLSLWPHRHATDGFFAAVLERRAAQ, via the coding sequence ATGAAACTGCACGGATTCCTGATCGGCCAGACCGAGACTTTGTTGGCCGAGGTGCTGAAGTTCGCCGGCCCCGCCGATGCGACGACGAGCCGGTTCTTCCGCGCGCATCCGAAGCTTGGGCATGCCGAGCGCGGCGTGATCGCCGAGGCCGTGTTCGCGGTGCTGCGCCGCAAGATGGAGTTTTCGCATCTCGCCGAGAGCGGCACGGGCACGCCCGCGCGACGCCTCACGCTGCTCGGCCTGATGCAGACGGCTGGCCGCAATGCGCTGAAGCCGTTCCTGTCCGACACCGAGTCCGCATGGCTCGAGCACGTGTCGAAGATCGATCCGGCGAGCCTGCCGGTGCGCATCCGCACGAACCTGCCCGACTGGATCCACCAGGCATTGTCGGCCCGTTTCGACGCCGACGAGCTCGCGCAGCTCGCAGCCGCGCTGAACTACCCGGCGCCGCTCGACCTGCGCGCCAACGTGCAGAAGGCCAGCCGTGACCAGGTCATCGACGGGCTGCGCGCGGAAGGCATCGATGCGGGCGCGACGCCGTTTTCACCGTTCGGCGTGCGCGTGGTCGGCAAGCCGGCGCTGACGCGCCTGAGGCTGTTCGAGGAAGGCGCGATCGAGGTGCAGGACGAAGGCAGCCAGCTGCTGTGCTCGCTGGTCGCGCCGCGCCGCGGCGAGATGGTCGTCGATTTCTGCGCGGGCGCGGGCGGCAAGACGCTCGCGCTGGGCGCGATGATGCGCTCGACCGGGCGCCTCTACGCGTTCGACGTGTCGGAGAAGCGCCTGGCGAAGCTGAAGCCGCGCCTCGCGCGCAGCGGGCTGTCGAACGTGAACCCGGTGCTGATCGACAGCGAACACGACGCGAAGATCAAGCGGCTCGCCGGCAAGATCGACCGCGTGCTGGTCGATGCGCCGTGCAGCGGCCTCGGCACGCTGCGCCGCAACCCGGACCTGAAGTGGCGCCAGACGCGCACCGCGATCGACGAGCTGACGCCGAAGCAGGCGTCGATCCTCGCGAGCGCCGCGCGCCTGGTGAAGAAGGGCGGCCGGCTCGTCTACGCGACCTGCAGCGTGCTCGACGCCGAGAACGAACGCATCGTCGAACAGTTCCTGGCCGACCATCCCGAGTTCGTGCTGGTGCCGGCGCAGAAGGTGCTGGACGACCAGCGCATCGAGCTCGAGACGGGCGACTACCTGTCGCTGTGGCCGCATCGCCACGCGACCGACGGCTTCTTCGCCGCGGTGCTCGAACGGCGCGCTGCGCAGTAA
- the purN gene encoding phosphoribosylglycinamide formyltransferase, whose translation MKKLVILISGRGSNMEAIVRACAQERWPAEVAAVIANRPDAAGLAFAASHGVATAVVDHRSFDGRDSFDAALAAEIDRFAPDLVVLAGFMRILTPAFVRRYEGRLLNIHPSLLPSFKGIHTHQQALDAGVALHGASVHFVIPELDSGAIVAQGAVPVRAGDDATALAQRVLTVEHVLYPRAVRWFIEGRLRLENGRAVVAPEEARWIFADQPHTETSEGV comes from the coding sequence ATGAAAAAACTCGTGATCCTGATTTCCGGTCGCGGCAGCAACATGGAGGCCATCGTCCGCGCGTGCGCGCAGGAACGCTGGCCGGCCGAGGTTGCGGCCGTGATCGCCAACCGGCCCGACGCGGCCGGCCTGGCATTTGCCGCGTCGCACGGGGTGGCGACGGCGGTGGTCGACCACCGGTCGTTCGACGGCCGCGACAGCTTCGACGCGGCGCTTGCCGCCGAGATCGACCGATTCGCGCCCGATCTCGTGGTCCTCGCCGGCTTCATGCGCATTCTCACGCCCGCATTCGTCAGACGATACGAAGGCCGGCTGCTGAACATCCATCCGTCGCTGCTGCCGAGCTTCAAGGGCATCCACACGCACCAGCAGGCGCTCGACGCGGGGGTCGCGCTACATGGCGCGAGCGTGCATTTCGTCATTCCCGAACTCGACAGCGGCGCGATCGTCGCGCAGGGCGCGGTGCCCGTGCGCGCGGGCGACGACGCGACCGCGCTCGCGCAGCGTGTGCTGACGGTCGAGCATGTGCTGTATCCGCGCGCGGTGCGCTGGTTCATCGAGGGGCGTCTGCGCCTCGAGAACGGCCGTGCAGTGGTGGCGCCGGAAGAGGCGCGCTGGATTTTCGCGGATCAACCGCATACCGAAACGAGTGAGGGCGTATGA
- a CDS encoding bifunctional riboflavin kinase/FAD synthetase produces MKVFRGLPNAESRAPCALTIGNFDGVHRGHQALLARVRAAADARGLPVCVMTFEPHPREFFNPAGAPPRIAMLRDKLEALRDHGVDRVVVEHFNYTFASQSPQAFVERTLVNGLHTRWMMVGDDFCYGAKRAGTFDTLQAAGAQYGFEVEQMGTVAGSDGTRISSSGVRAALTAGDLDAAAQALGHGYAISGHVAHGLKLGRDLGFPTLNLPIAHKRPALSGIFVVQVHGLGPAPLPGVASLGLRPTVDDSGRVLLEVHLLDWHGDAYGKLIRVEFLKKLRDEAKFDDLEALSRAIALDVANARAYFIERDRAPGSRATGFATSATDRIS; encoded by the coding sequence GTGAAAGTCTTCCGCGGCCTGCCCAACGCCGAGAGCCGCGCCCCGTGCGCGCTGACGATCGGCAACTTCGACGGTGTCCATCGCGGCCACCAGGCCCTGCTCGCGCGCGTGCGCGCGGCAGCGGACGCACGCGGCCTGCCCGTGTGCGTGATGACGTTCGAACCGCACCCGCGCGAATTCTTCAACCCGGCCGGCGCGCCGCCGCGCATCGCGATGCTGCGTGACAAGCTCGAGGCGCTGCGCGATCACGGCGTCGACCGCGTGGTCGTCGAGCACTTCAACTACACGTTCGCGAGCCAGTCGCCGCAGGCGTTCGTCGAACGCACGCTGGTGAACGGGCTGCACACGCGCTGGATGATGGTCGGCGACGATTTCTGCTACGGCGCGAAACGCGCAGGCACCTTCGACACGCTGCAGGCAGCCGGCGCGCAGTACGGCTTCGAGGTCGAGCAGATGGGGACGGTGGCCGGCAGCGACGGCACGCGTATCTCGAGCTCGGGCGTGCGCGCCGCGCTCACGGCCGGCGATCTCGATGCGGCCGCGCAGGCGCTCGGCCATGGCTATGCGATCAGCGGCCACGTCGCGCACGGGCTGAAGCTCGGCCGCGACCTCGGCTTCCCGACGCTGAACCTGCCGATCGCACACAAGCGGCCGGCGCTCTCGGGCATCTTCGTCGTGCAGGTGCACGGCCTCGGCCCCGCCCCGCTGCCGGGCGTCGCGAGCCTCGGCCTGCGCCCGACCGTCGACGATTCGGGCCGCGTGCTGCTCGAAGTCCACCTGCTCGACTGGCACGGCGATGCCTATGGCAAGCTCATCCGCGTCGAATTCCTGAAGAAGCTGCGCGACGAGGCGAAATTCGACGATCTCGAGGCGCTGTCGCGCGCGATCGCGCTGGACGTCGCGAATGCGCGTGCGTACTTCATCGAGCGCGACCGTGCGCCGGGCAGCCGCGCCACGGGCTTCGCGACGTCGGCCACCGACCGAATTAGCTGA
- the ileS gene encoding isoleucine--tRNA ligase, with translation MSNKKADSKPQAKYPVNLLDTPFPMRGDLPKREPQWVKEWEERGIYEKIRAASAGRPKFILHDGPPYANGDIHLGHAVNKILKDIVVKSRNMAGFDAPYVPGWDCHGMPIEIQIEKQFGKSLPAAEVMSKARTYATEQIEKQKVGFKRLGVLGDWANPYKTMNFVNEAEELRALGKIIEKGYVYRGLKPVNWCFDCSSALAEAEVEYKDRTDPTIDVMFAFAEPEKTAQAFGLPALPRAEGGIVIWTTTPWTIPANQALNLHPEIVYALVDTERGLLIIAEERVEACMTDFKLTGRVVATAPGVKLAGLRFHHPLASAHPGYKRTAPVYLGDYVTTDTGTGVVHSSPAYGIEDFVSCKAHGMTDSDIINPVMGDGRYIESLPLFGGLSIWDANPKVVDALNAAGSLLRSEHYKHSYMHCWRHKTAIIYRATSQWFAGMDVTPRDGGKTLRETALEGIDATAFYPSWGKQRLFSMIANRPDWTLSRQRQWGVPMAFFVHKETGELHPRTLELLEEVAKRVEQSGIEAWQTLDPRELIGDDANLYEKNRDTLDVWFDSGTTHWHVLRGSHKDQLQFPADLYLEGSDQHRGWFHSSLLTASMIDGRAPYKGLLTHGFTVDGEGRKMSKSLGNGIDPHEVANRLGAEIIRLWIASTDYSGELAISEEILKRVTEGYRRIRNTLRFLLANLSDFDFAQHAVPVDEWLEIDRYAVAFSQQLQTELLGHYEKYEFHPVVAKLQTYCSEDLGGFYLDVLKDRLYTSAADSRARRSAQTALYHLTHGLLRVLAPFLSFTAEEAWKVFQPASDTIFTETYYAYPEVDGSAALIEKWALLREVRGNVTKALEEARTANRIGSSLQAEVAVHASGARYDALTSLGDDLKFVLITSAATVVKVDDEAQESVDVAASKYQKCERCWHYREDVGAHADHPTLCGRCFSNLFENGEIRSAA, from the coding sequence ATGAGCAACAAGAAAGCCGATTCGAAACCGCAGGCCAAGTATCCGGTCAACCTGCTCGACACGCCGTTCCCGATGCGCGGCGACCTGCCCAAGCGCGAGCCGCAGTGGGTCAAGGAATGGGAAGAGCGCGGCATCTACGAGAAGATCCGCGCGGCCAGCGCCGGCCGGCCGAAGTTCATCCTGCACGACGGCCCGCCGTATGCGAACGGCGACATCCACCTCGGCCACGCCGTCAACAAGATCCTGAAGGACATCGTCGTCAAGTCGCGCAACATGGCCGGCTTCGACGCGCCGTACGTGCCGGGCTGGGATTGCCACGGGATGCCGATCGAGATCCAGATCGAGAAGCAGTTCGGCAAGTCGCTGCCGGCGGCCGAAGTGATGAGCAAGGCGCGCACGTACGCGACCGAGCAGATCGAGAAGCAGAAGGTCGGCTTCAAGCGTCTGGGCGTGCTCGGCGACTGGGCCAACCCGTACAAGACGATGAACTTCGTCAACGAGGCGGAAGAGCTCCGCGCGCTCGGCAAGATCATCGAGAAGGGCTACGTGTATCGCGGGCTGAAGCCGGTGAACTGGTGCTTCGACTGCAGCTCGGCGCTCGCGGAAGCGGAAGTCGAGTACAAGGACCGCACCGATCCGACGATCGACGTGATGTTCGCGTTCGCGGAACCGGAAAAGACCGCGCAGGCGTTCGGCCTGCCGGCCCTGCCGCGCGCCGAAGGCGGCATCGTGATCTGGACCACCACGCCGTGGACGATCCCCGCGAACCAGGCGCTGAACCTCCATCCGGAAATCGTCTACGCGCTGGTCGATACCGAGCGCGGTCTGCTGATCATCGCGGAAGAGCGCGTCGAAGCTTGCATGACCGACTTCAAGCTGACCGGCCGCGTCGTGGCGACCGCGCCGGGCGTGAAGCTCGCGGGCCTGCGCTTCCACCACCCGCTCGCGTCGGCTCACCCCGGCTACAAGCGCACCGCGCCCGTGTACCTCGGCGACTACGTGACGACCGACACGGGTACCGGCGTCGTGCACTCGTCGCCCGCGTACGGTATCGAGGACTTCGTGTCGTGCAAGGCGCACGGGATGACCGACTCGGACATCATCAACCCGGTGATGGGCGACGGCCGCTACATCGAATCGCTACCGCTGTTCGGCGGCCTGTCGATCTGGGACGCGAACCCGAAGGTCGTCGACGCGCTGAACGCGGCCGGCTCGCTGCTGCGCAGCGAGCACTACAAGCACAGCTACATGCACTGCTGGCGCCACAAGACGGCGATCATCTACCGCGCGACGTCGCAGTGGTTCGCCGGCATGGACGTGACGCCGCGCGACGGCGGCAAGACGCTGCGCGAAACCGCGCTGGAAGGCATCGACGCGACCGCGTTCTACCCGTCGTGGGGCAAGCAGCGCCTGTTCAGCATGATCGCGAACCGTCCTGACTGGACGCTGTCGCGCCAGCGCCAGTGGGGCGTGCCGATGGCGTTCTTCGTGCACAAGGAAACCGGCGAGCTGCATCCGCGCACGCTCGAGCTGCTCGAGGAAGTCGCGAAGCGCGTCGAGCAGTCGGGCATCGAGGCGTGGCAGACGCTCGACCCGCGCGAGCTGATCGGCGACGACGCAAACCTGTACGAAAAGAACCGCGACACGCTCGACGTGTGGTTCGATTCGGGCACGACGCACTGGCACGTGCTGCGCGGCTCGCACAAGGATCAGCTGCAGTTCCCGGCCGACCTCTACCTCGAAGGCTCCGACCAGCACCGCGGCTGGTTCCACTCGTCGCTGCTCACGGCGTCGATGATCGACGGCCGCGCGCCGTACAAGGGCCTGCTCACGCACGGCTTCACGGTCGACGGCGAAGGCCGCAAGATGAGCAAGTCGCTCGGCAACGGCATCGACCCGCACGAAGTCGCGAACCGTCTCGGCGCGGAAATCATCCGCCTGTGGATCGCGTCGACCGACTACTCGGGCGAGCTCGCCATCTCCGAGGAAATCCTGAAGCGCGTGACCGAAGGCTATCGCCGCATCCGCAACACGCTGCGTTTCCTGCTCGCGAACCTGTCGGACTTCGACTTCGCGCAGCACGCGGTGCCCGTCGACGAATGGCTCGAGATCGACCGCTATGCGGTCGCGTTCTCGCAGCAGTTGCAGACGGAGCTGCTCGGCCACTACGAGAAGTACGAATTCCACCCGGTCGTCGCGAAGCTGCAGACGTACTGCTCGGAAGATCTCGGCGGCTTCTACCTCGACGTGCTGAAGGACCGCCTGTACACGAGCGCGGCCGATTCGCGCGCACGCCGCTCCGCGCAGACCGCGCTGTACCACCTGACGCACGGCCTGCTGCGCGTGCTCGCGCCGTTCCTGTCGTTCACGGCGGAAGAAGCGTGGAAGGTGTTCCAGCCGGCCAGCGATACGATCTTCACGGAAACCTACTACGCGTATCCGGAAGTCGACGGCTCGGCCGCGCTGATCGAGAAGTGGGCGCTGCTGCGCGAGGTACGCGGCAACGTCACGAAAGCGCTCGAGGAAGCACGCACCGCGAACCGCATCGGTTCGTCGCTGCAGGCCGAAGTCGCGGTGCACGCGAGCGGCGCACGCTACGACGCGCTCACGAGCCTCGGCGACGATCTGAAGTTCGTGCTGATCACGTCGGCCGCGACGGTCGTCAAGGTCGACGACGAAGCACAGGAAAGCGTCGACGTGGCTGCGTCGAAGTACCAGAAGTGCGAGCGCTGCTGGCATTACCGTGAAGATGTCGGCGCGCATGCCGATCATCCGACGCTGTGCGGCCGCTGCTTCTCCAACCTGTTCGAAAACGGCGAAATCCGGAGCGCTGCTTAA
- the lspA gene encoding signal peptidase II has translation MAKTLSKPASGALAPWLGISLIVILFDQLSKIAILKTFAYGAQHELTSFFNLVLVYNRGAAFGFLSTAGGWQRWAFTALGIAATLVICFLLKRHGQQRLFSLSLAMILGGALGNVIDRLVYGHVIDFLDFHLGAWHFPAFNLADSAITVGAVLLIYDELRRVRGSR, from the coding sequence ATGGCGAAAACCCTGTCGAAACCGGCCAGCGGCGCGCTTGCGCCCTGGCTCGGCATTTCGCTGATCGTGATCCTGTTCGACCAGCTGTCGAAGATCGCGATCCTGAAGACGTTCGCGTACGGCGCGCAGCACGAGCTGACGTCGTTCTTCAACCTCGTGCTGGTGTACAACCGCGGCGCCGCGTTCGGCTTCCTGTCGACCGCAGGCGGCTGGCAGCGCTGGGCGTTCACCGCGCTCGGCATCGCCGCGACGCTCGTGATCTGCTTCCTGCTGAAGCGTCACGGCCAGCAGCGGCTGTTCAGCCTGTCGCTCGCGATGATCCTCGGCGGCGCCCTCGGCAACGTGATCGACCGGCTCGTCTACGGCCACGTGATCGACTTCCTCGATTTCCATCTCGGCGCCTGGCACTTCCCGGCGTTCAACCTCGCCGATTCCGCGATCACGGTCGGCGCGGTGCTGCTGATCTACGACGAACTGCGTCGCGTGCGCGGCTCGCGCTAA
- the coaBC gene encoding bifunctional phosphopantothenoylcysteine decarboxylase/phosphopantothenate--cysteine ligase CoaBC, protein MAHAELAGKHLVLGLTGGIACYKIAELTRLLVKAGATVQVAMTEAATQFITPVTMQALSGRPVYTSQWDARVDNNMAHIDLSREADAIVIAPASTDFLAKLAHGFADDLLSTLCVARDCPLLVVPAMNRQMWQNPATQRNAAQLRADGVSVLGPDSGAQACGEVGDGRMLEPEAIYEAIVAHFAPKVLAHRRVLITAGPTFEPLDPVRGLTNRSSGKMGFALARAAQQAGADVHLVAGPVALDTPWGVYRQDVQTAQQMYDAVMHAVADADIFIAVAAVADWRVAQPAEHKMKKTADRKMPELAFVENPDILASVAALPDPPFCVGFAAESGDLDVHGDEKRKRKNVPLLVGNLGPLTFGRDDNEVVLFEAAGLTRLPRAPKDELAHTLVAEIAKRLPDNRLI, encoded by the coding sequence TTGGCACACGCAGAACTCGCAGGAAAACACCTCGTTCTCGGCCTGACGGGCGGCATCGCCTGCTACAAGATCGCCGAGCTCACGCGGCTGCTCGTGAAGGCCGGCGCGACCGTGCAGGTCGCGATGACCGAAGCCGCCACCCAGTTCATCACGCCCGTCACGATGCAGGCGCTGTCGGGCCGCCCCGTCTACACGAGCCAGTGGGACGCGCGCGTCGACAACAACATGGCGCACATCGACCTGTCGCGCGAAGCCGATGCGATCGTGATCGCGCCCGCGTCGACGGATTTCCTCGCGAAGCTCGCGCACGGATTCGCGGACGATCTGCTGTCGACGCTATGCGTCGCGCGCGATTGCCCGCTGCTCGTCGTTCCCGCGATGAACCGCCAGATGTGGCAGAACCCGGCCACGCAGCGCAACGCCGCGCAACTGCGCGCGGACGGCGTGTCGGTGCTCGGCCCGGATTCGGGTGCGCAGGCGTGCGGCGAAGTCGGCGACGGCCGCATGCTCGAGCCCGAGGCGATCTACGAAGCGATCGTCGCGCACTTCGCGCCGAAGGTGCTCGCGCACCGGCGCGTGCTGATCACGGCCGGCCCGACGTTCGAACCGCTCGACCCGGTGCGCGGCCTCACGAACCGCTCGAGCGGCAAGATGGGCTTCGCGCTCGCGCGCGCCGCGCAGCAGGCCGGCGCCGACGTGCATCTCGTCGCGGGGCCGGTGGCGCTCGACACGCCGTGGGGCGTCTACCGTCAGGACGTGCAGACGGCGCAGCAGATGTACGACGCGGTCATGCATGCGGTCGCCGATGCCGATATCTTCATCGCGGTGGCTGCCGTCGCCGACTGGCGCGTCGCCCAGCCGGCCGAGCACAAGATGAAGAAGACGGCCGACCGCAAGATGCCCGAGCTCGCGTTCGTCGAGAACCCCGACATCCTCGCGTCGGTCGCGGCGCTGCCCGATCCGCCGTTCTGCGTCGGCTTCGCGGCCGAAAGCGGCGACCTCGACGTGCACGGCGACGAGAAGCGCAAGCGCAAGAACGTGCCGCTGCTGGTCGGCAACCTCGGCCCGCTGACGTTCGGTCGCGACGACAACGAAGTCGTGCTGTTCGAGGCCGCCGGCCTCACGCGCCTGCCGCGCGCACCGAAGGACGAACTCGCGCACACGCTCGTCGCGGAAATCGCGAAGCGCCTGCCCGACAACCGCCTGATCTGA
- the dut gene encoding dUTP diphosphatase, giving the protein MKLDLKILDARMRDYLPAYATTGSAGLDLRACLDAPVTLQPGETTLVPTGLAIHLADPGYAALILPRSGLGHKHGIVLGNLVGLIDSDYQGQLMVSTWNRGQTEFVLNPFERLAQLVIVPVVQAQFNIVDDFAQSDRGEGGFGSTGRH; this is encoded by the coding sequence ATGAAACTCGACCTGAAGATCCTCGACGCGCGCATGCGCGACTACCTGCCCGCCTACGCAACCACCGGCAGCGCGGGCCTCGACCTGCGCGCGTGCCTCGATGCACCGGTCACGCTGCAGCCGGGCGAGACCACGCTCGTGCCGACCGGCCTCGCGATCCATCTCGCCGATCCCGGCTACGCGGCGCTGATCCTGCCGCGCTCGGGGCTCGGCCACAAGCACGGCATCGTGCTCGGCAACCTCGTCGGCCTGATCGATTCCGACTACCAGGGCCAGCTGATGGTCTCGACGTGGAACCGCGGCCAGACCGAGTTCGTGCTGAATCCGTTCGAGCGGCTCGCCCAGCTCGTGATCGTGCCGGTCGTGCAGGCGCAGTTCAACATCGTCGACGACTTCGCGCAAAGCGATCGTGGCGAGGGCGGCTTCGGCAGCACCGGCCGTCACTGA